One Cellulomonas taurus genomic region harbors:
- a CDS encoding glycosyltransferase family 2 protein, whose translation MTALPGNRWDLLDGVQPAEPPTVSVIVAHYDQPEQLARTLHALSRQDHPAERTEILVVDDGSPTTPVVPAHVRLLRQDDRGFRLAAARNLGAAAATGDVLVFLDADTAPEPSYLRELTRLPALAPDCLTVGRRRHAELSGTPIHDPVEQLGPARELPEPAWLIDAYRRSRNLLDADDRSYRHVIGAVTACHRTLFDAAGGFDESFTSYGGEDWEWTYRAWLAGAVLAHVPTAVAWHDGPEWSDRGDAASLTAKNAETLLLTDLIPVPGSRGRGLPSAHADTVVLPPPGVSPAQRFVSLDSVLATLPGAVAGGIGDRVRIVVQLDHPLRVDGDAVREAVRRLDAEQLGELTLLHPEGRRLLRVRATRAEARERRWGRTDLFPRAEVVTDQVRVLAGEPDLEAYLGGWG comes from the coding sequence GTGACCGCGCTTCCCGGGAACCGTTGGGACCTGCTGGACGGCGTGCAGCCCGCCGAACCGCCCACCGTCTCGGTCATCGTGGCCCACTACGACCAGCCCGAGCAGCTCGCGCGCACCCTGCACGCGCTGTCCCGCCAGGACCACCCGGCGGAGCGCACCGAGATCCTGGTGGTGGACGACGGGTCGCCCACCACCCCGGTGGTCCCGGCACACGTGCGACTCCTGCGGCAGGACGACCGGGGCTTCCGACTCGCCGCCGCCCGCAACCTCGGTGCCGCCGCCGCGACCGGTGACGTGCTGGTGTTCCTGGACGCCGACACCGCTCCCGAGCCCTCCTACCTGCGCGAGCTCACCCGGCTCCCGGCGTTGGCCCCCGACTGCCTCACCGTGGGTCGCCGACGGCACGCCGAGCTGTCCGGCACGCCGATCCACGACCCGGTGGAACAGCTCGGACCGGCCCGCGAGCTGCCCGAGCCCGCCTGGCTGATCGACGCCTACCGTCGTTCGCGCAACCTGCTCGATGCCGACGACCGGTCCTACCGGCACGTGATAGGTGCCGTCACCGCCTGCCACCGCACCCTGTTCGACGCCGCCGGGGGGTTCGACGAGTCGTTCACCTCCTACGGCGGTGAGGACTGGGAGTGGACCTATCGCGCCTGGCTGGCGGGGGCGGTCCTCGCCCATGTGCCCACCGCCGTCGCCTGGCACGACGGTCCGGAGTGGTCCGACCGGGGCGACGCGGCCAGCCTGACCGCGAAGAACGCCGAGACCCTGCTGCTCACCGACCTGATCCCGGTGCCGGGGTCGCGCGGCCGTGGGCTGCCCAGCGCACACGCCGACACCGTCGTGCTGCCGCCCCCGGGGGTGAGCCCGGCGCAGCGGTTCGTCAGCCTGGACTCGGTGCTCGCGACGCTGCCCGGTGCGGTGGCGGGCGGGATCGGTGACCGGGTGCGGATCGTGGTGCAGCTCGACCACCCGCTGCGCGTCGACGGGGACGCGGTGCGCGAGGCTGTGCGCCGACTCGACGCCGAACAACTCGGTGAGCTCACGCTGCTCCACCCCGAGGGCCGCCGACTGCTCCGGGTGCGCGCCACCCGCGCCGAAGCCCGGGAACGCCGGTGGGGGCGGACCGATCTGTTCCCCCGGGCCGAGGTGGTCACCGATCAGGTGCGGGTGCTGGCCGGGGAGCCGGATCTGGAGGCGTACCTCGGCGGGTGGGGCTGA
- a CDS encoding glycosyltransferase — MTTPDVPVHLLTGPPRHGVARYTRDLVAQMPGVPVVTAQDPAELVAAVAGHRRAHLQFTDRLVASSPEGAAELVEAIAGRTRLTVTLHDVPQESDGARNLVRRGAAYARVCAAADGVAVNSRHEAALLGEHGVADRPVRVIPLGAGTLPIPVLPPPSGAGVTALIAGWIYPGKGHDDVVRAVAAAARRLGSTTGTVLAIGAPSPGHEDDVRRLTALAADLDVTFTVTGGLDDADYAAALRGPGVPVAAHRHLSASRSLLDWGEQGRRPLVAESRYAAEMAGLRPGTLVTYPDDGLVEALVRAVRDPGSTVLPPGTSLRPTLADVAAEYLRWWAES, encoded by the coding sequence GTGACCACCCCTGATGTTCCCGTCCATCTGCTCACCGGACCGCCCCGGCACGGGGTCGCCCGGTACACCCGCGATCTGGTCGCACAGATGCCCGGGGTGCCCGTCGTCACGGCGCAGGACCCGGCCGAGCTGGTGGCGGCGGTGGCCGGTCACCGCCGGGCGCATCTGCAGTTCACCGACCGACTCGTGGCGTCCTCCCCGGAGGGCGCGGCGGAACTGGTCGAGGCGATCGCCGGTCGCACCCGGCTGACGGTCACCCTGCACGACGTGCCCCAGGAGTCGGACGGGGCGCGGAACCTGGTGCGCCGGGGTGCCGCCTACGCCCGGGTGTGCGCGGCGGCCGACGGGGTCGCGGTGAACAGCCGACACGAGGCGGCGCTGCTGGGCGAGCACGGCGTGGCCGACCGACCGGTGCGGGTGATCCCGCTCGGCGCGGGCACGCTGCCGATCCCGGTCCTCCCACCGCCGAGCGGCGCCGGGGTGACCGCGCTGATCGCGGGCTGGATCTACCCCGGGAAGGGGCACGACGACGTGGTGCGGGCGGTGGCAGCGGCTGCGCGGCGCCTCGGGTCGACCACCGGGACGGTGCTGGCGATCGGCGCCCCGTCCCCCGGACACGAGGACGATGTCCGCCGGCTGACCGCGCTGGCCGCCGACCTCGATGTCACGTTCACGGTGACCGGGGGACTGGACGACGCCGACTACGCGGCCGCGCTGCGCGGTCCCGGCGTGCCGGTCGCCGCCCACCGGCACCTGTCGGCGTCCCGGAGCCTGCTGGACTGGGGGGAGCAGGGACGACGGCCCCTGGTCGCCGAGTCGCGCTACGCGGCCGAGATGGCAGGACTGCGGCCGGGCACCCTGGTCACCTACCCGGACGACGGGCTGGTCGAGGCGCTGGTGCGGGCGGTGCGGGACCCGGGATCGACGGTGCTGCCGCCGGGGACATCGCTGCGGCCGACCCTCGCCGACGTGGCGGCTGAATACCTGCGCTGGTGGGCGGAGTCGTGA
- a CDS encoding glycosyltransferase yields MTPLRICVIAPLRFPIRRPHAGGLESAVWNEVRALRARGHQVSLIGVEGSDFLDDGPPEFVLPSLSWPTGTRPTDSTYPPGYLTRSVPALDRALDLVRGRFDVLSNHCLHGLPLRRSAELGVPMVSTLHTPLDPELVDALPGAGSVRFLAVSEHTREQWTRVGVDATVLPNGIAADDWPLGPGGDGLVWFGRIVPEKAPHVAIAVARALGMPLTLAGRIGDQEYADREVLPHVDGTSVRYAGLLDQSALAALIGSSACALGTPAWAEPFGLVGPEALMCGTPVATFGVGGIVEIARRATGMIAAPPGDLGALAEATRRLTRRSTPEFRAAIRATARRHWSLDARTDTLERVFGELAGRPVELLA; encoded by the coding sequence ATGACCCCGCTGCGGATCTGCGTGATCGCCCCCCTGCGGTTCCCGATCCGCCGTCCGCACGCCGGGGGGTTGGAGTCGGCGGTGTGGAACGAGGTCCGGGCTCTGCGGGCCCGTGGGCACCAGGTGTCCCTGATCGGGGTCGAGGGATCGGACTTCCTGGACGACGGCCCGCCGGAGTTCGTGCTGCCGTCCTTGTCCTGGCCGACCGGCACGCGGCCCACCGACTCGACCTATCCGCCCGGGTACCTGACCCGCTCGGTCCCGGCGCTGGACCGTGCGCTGGACCTGGTGCGAGGCCGGTTCGACGTGCTCTCCAACCACTGCCTGCACGGACTGCCGTTGCGGCGGTCGGCGGAGCTCGGCGTCCCGATGGTGTCGACCCTGCACACCCCGCTGGACCCGGAGCTGGTGGACGCGCTGCCCGGTGCCGGGTCGGTGCGGTTCCTGGCGGTCAGCGAGCACACCCGCGAGCAGTGGACCCGGGTCGGGGTGGACGCGACCGTGCTGCCGAACGGGATCGCCGCCGACGACTGGCCGCTGGGGCCCGGTGGCGACGGGTTGGTGTGGTTCGGCCGGATCGTGCCGGAGAAGGCACCGCACGTCGCGATCGCCGTGGCCCGGGCGCTGGGCATGCCGCTCACCCTGGCCGGCCGGATCGGGGACCAGGAGTACGCCGACCGGGAGGTGCTGCCGCATGTCGACGGGACGTCGGTGCGGTACGCGGGCCTGCTGGACCAGTCGGCGCTGGCCGCGCTGATCGGGTCGAGCGCCTGCGCCCTGGGCACCCCGGCGTGGGCAGAGCCGTTCGGTCTCGTCGGGCCGGAGGCGCTGATGTGCGGCACCCCGGTCGCCACCTTCGGGGTGGGCGGCATCGTGGAGATCGCCCGCCGCGCCACCGGGATGATCGCCGCCCCGCCCGGTGACCTGGGTGCGCTGGCCGAGGCCACCCGCCGGTTGACCCGCCGCAGCACTCCGGAGTTCCGGGCCGCGATCCGGGCGACCGCGCGCCGGCACTGGTCGCTGGACGCGCGCACCGACACCCTGGAGCGGGTGTTCGGCGAGCTGGCCGGTCGCCCGGTGGAACTCCTCGCATGA